The following proteins are encoded in a genomic region of Gimesia algae:
- the glgC gene encoding glucose-1-phosphate adenylyltransferase: MRNVLALVLAGGKGSRLEPLTRDRAKPAVPFGGGYRIIDFTLSNCINSGLRRILILTQYKAASLDRHINLGWRFLCRELNEFIDVLPPQQRIDEQWYQGTADAVYQNIYTIERARSEHILILSGDHIYKMDYSKLIRDHKESGAEVTIGCIPVDRDEATQFGVMGVDEDMRVVKFEEKPANPAPMPNHPDKSLASMGIYVFNTNFLFERLCYDATQLDSSHDFGKNIIPSIIDDHLIRAYPFQDKNTGDGYYWRDVGTIDAYYEANMDLVSVHPQLNLYDNTWPIRSYQPPDPPPKFVFAQSEGNKPRVGQAVDSMVCAGSIISGGRVSQSIISSNVRVNSWAEVDNSILFSGVNVGRHAKIRNAIIDKGVSIPKGCEIGYDLEADKSRGFAVSESGIVVIGKMDGFPARVEP; this comes from the coding sequence ATGCGAAATGTGTTGGCCTTGGTTCTGGCCGGTGGTAAGGGATCACGACTGGAACCACTTACAAGAGATCGAGCAAAACCCGCTGTGCCATTTGGAGGCGGTTATCGCATCATCGATTTTACACTTTCGAACTGTATTAACAGCGGGCTGCGTCGGATTCTGATTCTGACCCAGTACAAAGCAGCGAGCCTTGATCGGCATATCAATCTGGGCTGGCGATTTCTCTGTCGAGAACTGAATGAATTCATCGACGTTCTACCCCCGCAACAGCGAATCGACGAACAATGGTATCAGGGAACTGCGGATGCCGTCTATCAGAATATCTACACCATCGAACGGGCGCGCTCGGAACACATTCTGATCCTCTCAGGTGATCACATTTATAAAATGGATTACTCCAAACTGATTCGTGACCATAAGGAATCCGGCGCGGAAGTCACCATCGGCTGCATTCCCGTGGATCGTGACGAAGCCACCCAGTTTGGTGTCATGGGCGTCGATGAAGATATGCGCGTGGTCAAGTTCGAAGAAAAACCGGCCAATCCCGCTCCTATGCCCAACCACCCCGATAAAAGCCTGGCTTCCATGGGCATCTATGTCTTCAATACGAACTTTCTCTTCGAACGCCTGTGTTACGATGCCACGCAGCTCGACAGCTCACACGACTTCGGCAAGAACATTATCCCGTCAATTATTGACGACCATCTGATTCGCGCGTATCCCTTCCAGGATAAAAATACAGGCGATGGTTACTATTGGCGCGATGTCGGGACGATCGACGCTTATTATGAAGCAAACATGGATCTGGTTTCGGTACATCCGCAGTTAAACCTGTACGACAACACCTGGCCCATTCGCTCTTATCAGCCACCCGATCCACCACCCAAGTTCGTCTTTGCCCAGAGTGAAGGTAATAAACCGCGTGTTGGTCAGGCCGTCGACAGTATGGTCTGTGCAGGGTCGATTATCTCAGGTGGCCGCGTCAGCCAGTCGATCATTTCCTCCAACGTACGCGTCAACAGCTGGGCAGAAGTCGATAATTCGATCCTGTTCTCGGGCGTGAATGTGGGGCGGCATGCAAAAATTCGCAATGCGATCATTGATAAAGGTGTGTCCATCCCCAAAGGTTGCGAGATCGGCTACGACCTGGAAGCAGATAAAAGCCGTGGCTTTGCGGTTTCTGAATCCGGGATTGTTGTCATCGGCAAAATGGACGGGTTTCCCGCGCGGGTTGAACCCTGA